In the Pseudorasbora parva isolate DD20220531a chromosome 5, ASM2467924v1, whole genome shotgun sequence genome, catttcttaaacaactaTGTAGGAAGACACAACACGGCCATATTCCAAGATGACAATGTCAAtattcatcaggctcaaattgtACAATTatatttgcctatttaaatctaaacagttaatttttttattttatttttttggccgGGCAGTGTATAATTATGATACATATTGAAGTACTATGGAATATTCATCAGCACATGGTATTAAATCATATACTTGCTTTCTgcaattttattataataaatgtcttTGGCATACAGATAGAATATAACCCTTCCTCCACCTAATGAGACTCAGAGAGCTGATCTAAATGTCACCCCACTGGTTAGCAATCTGTTCTCTATCTCAAGGCAGCCTGTGCACCTAAAGGGTCTGGTCTCATACACAGTGTCCTGAGATGTGTGCTCCAGTACTGCTGAATTCAGTAGCACCTTACATGACAGCTTTCATGCCGTGGGCAGTGGAAATCACACCAGAAAGGTGTTTCCATTGCATTGATGTGTCAAAAAAAGTATGTCCAAATTCACATCACACATAAAAGTGGACGCAGATGATTTACTACTTCCGACAAGATTCTAAAGTCTGCATaggatggacactttactatcccattaTCCCATGAAGCCACGGGAGTGGATTTGTGAATGGTGGTGAAGCGACGCAAATGACACTGGTTGGCcacatgataatgacagcaCGGTTAATATAGTACACCCAGATtgcattcatactatatagaacgtCTTATACATATTTGTTTTTGGCCTTTCGTTGTATTGGACAGTAGAGATTCTGTGTGGGGTAGAGAGAGTGGAACGGAATCGGCAAAGGACCATTCGCAGGGAATCGAACTCAGGTCGCCAGAGGCGCAGTTGCACTATATGTCAGTGCACTAACCACGAGGCTATTAGCACaggttatatattttttttattaatcattatttttttaggattattatcgCCTAGAACATTTGTCTCTAGTTGTGAACTTGCCATTCCCATGACAATGTGTGGTACTGTTTGCAtgtgttaattttgttttaataaaatatatatatatatatatatatatatatatatatatatatatatatatatatatatatatatatatatatatatacttaaaaaAAGTGTGATCAAGCCTGAAAAACAAAAGCAATTTCACAAGACCTTGAAATAGCTAattcttaaaaatgtttatGGTTTATCTTTAATATTTTACCCCTACTTTTTATTCAAAGTAAATTTTTGTATATGTTTACCTAACAATATTTGCCTatcagaaataataataataccgtAAGCCTTAAGAATTAGAACCAAACAACCCATTGACAAGTTTTATGAATatgtacattacattacatttatgcattgggctgatgcttttatccaaagcgacttacagtCATTCATGCAGATTGTATATCCATATATTTTGATGTAAAGTTCAATATCAATAGTGCAAGTTATTTTAAttactgttatttttttattcattaaacaTGATAGCAATACATATACACAACATAGTGTGCAGTGTTTATTTAGATGAGCCACCCTGGTAAATTCAGATGTGTTTGTGGAAACTAAGTGGCTTCGGATGAATGCATTATGCAACTGATCACATTGAAGCCACCAGGAAACGTCAGAAATCGCAGTCTTTTCACAACTCAGACAGCAGCATGTAAATATTGGCTGCTTTTGAGTTGGTAGTCACCTTATAAGTGTTATGTAACAGAATGTCAGTTGATACAGAAATAGTCCACTGTTCCTCCCACAAAACATATGAAGGATGAGACTCATCTCTATCCTGACACTAGCTGCCATCTGTACCATGAAGCATGCATGCTAGTGATGAATAGTGTTCATTAAAGCCTTCAGCTCATGAGGTTTACTTTGAGGTCATGTTCCAACTAATTACAAAAAACACACTGACCTTCTCTGTCCACTTCTCCTACAACCTCTATGGTCATGCATAACGGCCTTGTTTGACTTGCACATACTGTGGTTTTCCTCCAGGCATGTTTTGCTGCTCATTGCCTTCTTGTCGAGCTGTTAAACCTGAGGGCATGGAGAAGTGTGAGGTTATGAGGAGGTATGCTATAGTCAAAGACACTCTGCTCGGCAGGAGTTCAGAAACACACATGGAAGCAGCTTCATGCTGGGAAGATTTTCTGTCTGTTTTCCAGGTgcggtaatctttcattttgttgAAGCTGTCTGTTTTCCCTGTTGGTGCCTTTCTAAATTGTGCTAAGAATGAGGTTGGGGAAATTTTGAAATAAGAATTGACTCCTTTACATTTCAGAAGAGGAATTTACTGTAATACAATTCAACACATTTTGTCTTTAACAAAACAggtaagaataaaataaacaacttcTTAAAATCTTGCAATCCTGATTCGTGTTGTTTGACTTGGGAGTCAATAACCTTTTTGGTTTTATGTAACTTACCCCAACAGCCCTAGCTTTGATTGGGAATAATTGATATGAtccaattaaatataaatataacatatatatatattacataaaagGGGCCGTGATAATCAAAAGTATGTGATGTTTACGTGTGCTCTCTTCCGTGAATATATTACAATGTTCAGGATAATGCCGAGCTTGTCTCATACAAAGAAAAGAGTTTATTTCAAACTATAGTCTTACAAATCCAGATCTAAGAGTCTCAAACATACATTATATTCAAACTTtaataaaagtgtaaattaaaATTACCTCATCTGACGACATGAGCCCGGTGAATTACAGCTGATAGACATAATCCACATCGAGCACGAGGCACGCGCAGTAAATTCGTTGCTGGCAGTTCACCTAACGGCCACCGGTGGCGCTAATAACAAGGGATTCTGAATTCTACATAGCCCCTTATGATATATTCAtacataaatgcatatttttttgtagaaattaaaatataaacacataaTATAAGTGCCATTTCAATCATtggtaattaaaataaaataaaaatcattaagCTGGTATTTGAGCTcagattataaaaaaaaaaatattttttaatttatcatcCTACTTGATGTCTTAACCAATTGATGTGTTTGTTACTGTATACCTCCTGAAATTCCAAGATAATCAGAATGCATATTGAGATACAGGTATCCATGTGTTCACactggctgcgtccgaaaacctcgGCTGCTGACTCGTTTCCTCGctgcctcatcagacaatgacttctaaggcagcgttttgtacatgaaggcacctcacgagACTAATTTCGGACTGACATctgaggcagtgtaacagtttaatgatctacagcaaaatagagagagctttggtgagaactaaacacatatttaattactacagtagtgatttctTGCTAGAAATTACCTCAGAAgtgtaatatgttggtaaaaatcgtacatttacacacaaactgacccgcaaatgcaggggcgtagccatcttttcagcagtgagggggacagaaattttttttttttgaccaatataatttatcgcatctcttgcttttaattgggcaagatatcaaatacactgctgaacaagaaccactaattaatatctataatattattctcctatttttttatgcaaattttatgattggtttatatactacaaacacttgtgtATTAAGACTCCAttgattttatgcaatgtaaaaaaatatatattctgatgtaaaccatgctgttctctatgtgaagatatagtaaagtgtaatttattcctgtgatcaaagctgaatttatcatcattactccagtctttagtgtcacatgattcttcactaatcattctcctATGAGGATCTgctgatcaacacacatttatgattattatcattatcagcCTTTTTCAGCAGGCCCAAAGGAGGCACTTCGACCGGGCCGCCCAGTCCCGGGAATTCCAGCGCGGGGATCACGTGTTGGTCCTGGTCCCCACGGCCGCCTGCAAGTTTCTGGCCACTTGGCAGGGCCCGTTTACAGTCACAGAGAGGGTCAGTCCCGTCACCTACCGGATCCGGCAGCCCGGGAAGAGGAAGGCCGAACAATTATATCATGTGAACCTCCTGAAACGCTGGGTCGGGACCGGGCCCCAACTCTCCGCGATCGCGGATCCCCCGCCCGTGGTGGTCGACATGGATCCTCAGCTTTCGGCGGCCCAAAAGTCGGAGCTGCAGCACCTGGTCAGTCAGTTTCCTGCGGTATTCTCCCCTCTGCCCGGGCGGACCCACGCCCTAGAGCATGATGTCCAAACACCACCAGGAGTCGTCGTTCGGCAGCAGCCTTACCAGGTTCCAGAGGCTCAGCGACAACGCCATCGAGGCGGAGGTTAGGGGCTGAAGTTAGGGGTCATCGAACTATCCcgcagcccgtggtccagcccGATCGTGATGGTCCCAAAGCCCGACGGCACCTTCCGCTTCTGTAATGACTTCTGCCGCCTAAATGAAGTCTCTGAGTAAGATGGATACCCAATGCCCTGAGTAGATGAGCTGCTAGACCGCCTGGGGAGGGTGCGCTACATATCAACCCTCGACCTCACCAAGGGCTACTGGCAGGTCCCCCTCTTCGAACAGGCCAAGCCGAAGATGGCCTTCTCGACCCCGAGACCTCATGGACGTCTCATGGACGTCCTACTCCGGCCACACCAAGCGTATGTGGCGGCTTACCTAGATGATGTCGTGGTCCACTCAGAGACGTGGGAAGACCACCTAGATCGGCTGCAGAGGGTGCTGTCGGAGCTCCATTGGGCTGGGCTGACTGCCACCCCTTGCAAGTGTCCCCAAGGACTCACTGAGGCCAAGTACCTGGGCTATCAGGTGGGATGGGGCTTGATCCGGCCCCAGGAAAGGAAGGTCACCGTGATTCTCTCCACACCTCGTCCAGTTACCAAGACACAGGTACGGGCCTTTTTGGGGTTGGCAGGTTACTACCGGTGCTTTATCCCTGACTTCTTCTCCTTAGCCTCTCCCCTGACAGACCTGACCAAGAAGGGGCAGCCGGAAAAGGTCCCCTGGGGCGCCGAAAACGAGGCGGCGTTCCAGCGCATCAAGACGGCCCTCACCTCGATACCAGTGCTCCGAGCACCTGACTTCAATCGCCCCATCCTGTTACAGATGGACGCATCCGACATCGGGTTGGGAGCCGTCCTCTCCCAGGTCACTGACTGCGAGGAAAACCCGGTGCTCTACATCAGCTGAAAGCTGACCCCAGCAGAACAACGCTATGCGACCGTGGAAAGGGGGGCGTTGGCCGTCAAGTGGGCAGTCCTGGAGCTCAGGTACTACCTCCTCGGCCACCACTTCACCCTGACCACCAATCATGCCCCGCTACAGTGGATGGCCTGAGCTAAGGAGACGAATGCCTGGGTGACACGGTGGTTCCTGGCGCTTCAGGACTTCAACTTCACCGTACAACATCGAGCCGGGACGGCCAACGCCGATGGTCTTTTCCAGATGTGGGCATCTGATCTCCCCGCAAGTGTCCCGAGCGCTCATCAGCATTGCCCTGGAAACAAAGCCATCACACCTGTACACGTTCATCACAGGCTGAGCCACCACACCTGCACTCCATCAGCCAGCAGCTTCATAAGCCCGCCAAACGACCAGAGAGGTGAGAGTTGTCTCCAGAAGACTCGGCTAACTGTTGTCTACGTTTAGTCCCCCAGAGAGCAGCGTGTGACGGCCAGCCCCACCACGGGAGAAGGAGCACAGACCCACATCACCGCGAGCACCcaaaagggagagagagagaggcatgCCAAGCTAAGTTCAGAGGGCCACACTAAGTTCAAAAgtgcaaaatattttttcatacagaataccatttctattcatttctcactgaattattcgATATAAAAGAGTTAAAACGGTTAAAACATGCACTTAGCTCTCTATGGGTCTCCTGTTAATGATATGCATCAGATATCAGTCATCATGCGTTCATTCGTCCACTGATCGGTCAATCTTATGATATTGCTCAACACCGCCCTCGCATGATGAGCTCCTCCTGTGTAAACATTTTTCTTATTCTGGCTCTGTGAAGAACGAGTCTATTCTACATTTCTACGCgtgaactaagaagctaataaacacatgataactatggaataaggtttttgtgtgatttgtcatggtaaatggactgcatttatatagcgcttttaacagaccctatggccatccaaagcgctttacatcttgcctcacattcacccattcactctctctttcatacaccgacggcggtgtctgccatgtaaggcgccatccagctcgtcaggagcagctggggttgggggtcttgctcatggacacctcgacacttggtcaggtggaaccggggatcgaaccaccaaccttccggtttttagacaatctacatgaaccactgagccacggCCGCCCCAATGTGATTTcggctattttatatcaataatggatATTTACATTATGATTGCTAACGTGTAGCGATTAGCtccatataaaattataaatataacatgttttaccatCACCATTTGAATGAAAATCCCATTAAATCGCAACAggaaactaataaaaacactCGATGGTGGTCTAAAGTGAGATAAAGAATGAAGgtgtaattttaatgttttaaattgtgttatgtAGCTTAATGCTAATTAAAGCTCTGATACACCTGTTGGAGCAGAGCTTTGTCTATTTATGGTACAATAATTCACAGAATGtgcttttagtttagtttttagttttagaaaGACAATTGTGGAGTACTAAATGAAATACTGTGCTGTTGATGGGTAATTTAGGCAGGCATACATGTTATAATGGGTTTGAATAATGGgtgttaaaacaacaaaagattaataaaaaaaggatAATGAGGATTATGTCTCATACATTTAAAAGTGAGAAACAGTCGTCGAGTTAGCACATTGTAGCATTAATTGAGCTGTTCTCCTCGCCAGACAAAAGACTGCAAACCTGTCTTCAGGCCAACAaacttatttgataaaaaaagtcttagaaaatgtttcataaaattcAGTTTTGACATAACAGcctcagattttaaataaagcatgacCACACCTGTGCCTTCAATTTAGTTGTAGCCTAGTTATAAGTCCCTATACTACATTCACATAATATTGTTATACATTaagaaaaatatgtatttttttatgttttagcctatatatctctatattaataactgtctgagtaattctgagtattcagctgtaaactctcaagtgttgactatctaaatatatatatgtatattcagAATACGAGCAGCTGTCTTTATACTATGAGAATGTCTAAAGGCTCCATTTGCCAGATCGGGAGATGGCAGGTAAGGGGTTAAAGAGAACTATTTCCGTCCACACCAGTTTTGTATTCGTTAGAGCTGATTTAAGATTTAAACCAGTGTAACGTTACGTGAGTGAAAATAAAACGAGTCATGAAAAGAATCTgctcaaatgagtcatttgctCGTGAATCGGACGACAGTGCActtgtttgttttggtgttcATGCAGCTCGCGACGAGGACTGGACTGAACTTGCAAGGCAATTTATTGATTTACGCGATGATGATTTACGTTTTATCATCCCATTTAATTCAGCCTTCACAATTCAGCCTTTAAAAAATCtagtaaataaatgttttgtgtttttgtttgtgtgttaaaTATAGTGGCGCTGGAGGGAGAGTCTGCATCGCAAACACTGACTGGAAAACTGGTAACGTTAAATCTTCTATATATTGTTACCCACCTCTAAGGTGATTGAAATCCAGTAAGTAAATGTAATCTGAGTATAGGAAATTgtgttaaattatttattttacattaataattatatagATCATTAGTGAGTCAGCAACAACATAAACCTGCTACTGTCAATCAATCCGTTTCTATGGCAACCATGGAGCGTCATGTATGATTGCGTCACAGACAGCGCTTGCGTCATAGACGGCATTTATCGTTACTATAAACACTCACTTGCAGTTTCTTCAGCACAGCGATAATCCGAGCGATTTTGAGCTACACATCTGACTACCGATATCTTACAGCAATAACCTACCGATACTAACTTTAGAAACAACTTTACAAGCACCATAATTTTATACATTCAGCGCGTGCACAGAATATAGACTCGCCCTGTACAGCCACACACAGTGTGCTGTGCATCAAACATACAGTTTTGCACATCTGATCAGCTAATCTCATTACCTTTGGATTTGATTTGatcaatttacaaaacaatGGCTTCAAACTCAAACTGCAGAGAGGTGCCTCTGGAGGTTTACGTGAACGGCGAGTTGTTCTTAATTGACAGTGTCTGGGTCCCGGATGAGGAGAATATGCAGGTGGACTTAATGGTCACCGACAGCATCTACGAGCTTCTCGGGTGCTTACCAGGCGACATAACCACACAGCTGCAGGTGGACGATGAGTGCATGTCAGTCAGTCACGCCGCTTTAGAGGGCGAGGATCTGCAGCTCGACATAACCTGTTACCCGACAGGTGAATGCTCAATATGCACCACTCACAACTTTTCCATATAACTTGCTGTAATCATTACGGTCATCATAACTtgttttaatgaaatcattATTTCTGCTTAACTGCAAACTGCATGATTTGTATTGTGTACATTTCTGACATATGGACATTAATTGGGCTcggtttacacctggtattaagatgcattcTGGTCATTCGTCATACGAGGGAGACACATTCCCGTTTACACTGTGTTTGaatccgtctcttttgtccactttcaaccacttctgtcctgatttctttgagGGGAGGGTCTGTGGCTGGGCGGGttttggatgaaatatgctcacacaatttacatatgaaacCAACCAGATAAAACCAAAGAACATTCGCAGAGCAGCAGCTTtcatttctgctctgacagccgcGACGAATTGTGCTTGGTATgttttttcatcttcaaaccaagCTTGGGTCTCCACTCAAAGTTTAAATCCTGCGCTTCCCATAATGTTAACGCATTAGGACAGATGTGTTTCTGAATACCTCCAGAAGTGGTCAAAAATGGACAAGCTCAAAgactgtttacacctgtaatGAGTGTCGTCCACTTGTGATCTGATCGACTGAAACGCATCTttataccaggtgtaaacagggtctTAGACACAGTCACCTCTGATAGCAGTTTACTCTAAAGTGTAATGCAGACAcatctacaaataaatataaattgaaTGTGAATGTCAACCTGAGTTTGGGATGTAACTTAgttatgtgtttaaaatacaacatttatattttaaataggtGGTAATTAAATTAGTTAATGTCACATCCAATATTTTCTTTAGATTTCCACAGTGATTGCTCgtcatttatttcatttaaacattaatttaaagtGTAACACAATTAATGTAAAAAGCAATTGGGGATTCTCAGACTCTGACAGTGCAAAAGCATCCTAAGATACAGTTCTGCTCATACTTATTCATACTCAAGTTTCATACGCCTTGCAGAATATCCAACATTTCATTAATTCGTTtcactttaatattaataaaataagagGGATCTAGGATCATAAAAATTGCATGTTACTTTTATTTAGGACTGTCCTGAATAATCCAATTCATATAATAGATGCTTACTTATactcaacaagacaaaattactgaatttatacaaatttataaaaataaaactatctCAGAATGTCTATTtaatctcagaattctgacgtTATAACATGCAATTGTAAGTTAAAATATCACGGTTCTGAGAAAAGGCAATTATAAGATAAAAATGGTGACATGATGTGTACATTTATCTTTTGTTGTTTAAAGATCTTTTTTTAATTGAGTACTGCCCTCAGAAACTAATAACGATGTTTCCCAAAGACAAAATGAGTACATTTACCCTGTTTATCTAATTCAATGGATTTTAGTGAAATACACTTTAAAAGTGTCCTTCCCAACCCTGTTGTCAACAGAGCTTTTGAGATGCAACATTATAATGAGTTGCAAACAGAAATGTCTTTCCAGTCAGACTAGTTATTCATGTCTAATCTGCGGTTGAGATGTTTCTAATaactcattattattattttcagaaACTACCACAGAGTGGATGGTGAGAAAGATTAATGGATTCATCAGAACACTTTTTTGGATGGATCCGGCTCCTGAACCTAAAGTGAATCTGGTTACTGTCCGCTGGCCAGCAGAAGTGCCAGAGAACGAAAAGTACAGCCCTAAAAGAGGTGAATGTCAACAGAGCATTTGAGATGCAACATTACAATGGCGACATACAAACTGTAAAGTTTCAGGAGTGACGACCACATTTAACGTCATTAACAACTAGTTGTTCAGTTTAGTTCCAACACACTGTGTATAGTTTTTGTAAATGTGGTCGTCAATCCCGTAAGTTACTGAACTGTGTGTACAGAACGAATAAGATGCAaacataaatgtatttcaagttggattaattatacatttttgatcTGTGGTTAGTGATGTTTCTAATAAAAgattatttgttttcttcttctttttactTAAGTGATTAAGAAAATGAGTGCTTGCCCAAAGTATTTTCCGATCGATCCGGCTGAGCCTTTGTGTGATCCCGTGACGGAACCTGAATTGGATCCGGTCGAACCCAAGGAGTCGTGTGTCCCAGATGCAAACGTTCCTGACAGTGAACCTGTGTCTGCAGAAGATCGGAAGGTGGATGTCGGTGATGGCATGAATGCTTCTCCTGAAATGAGCGACCCAGGAGGTGAATGTCAACAGAGCATTTGAGAGTCAACATTACAATGTCCACGCACACACTGTAAAGTTTCAGGtgttataaatacatttaaatgcagGAGTGAGTCCCCAAAATGATCATTCCATGTGTATACGGACCACAACTTACTCCTGAAACTTCAGAGCGCACTCTCGCTGTGTTGCCATGTCCAAgcagtttttatttcattttatttaagctTGGCTCATACAGCGTTCGAGTTTATGCCGTTATAAATGTCTTCTGGTGTGGGTTGcagtatttaatttatttagtttttttatgagCTTTTCTGCTGATTTGCTTGCAAGATCTGGCAACACAAATAAGTCCAGGCTCATACCACTTTACCGTTGATTTCTTGCGCTGCACATACAGACGAGATAAATCTCTGGTCTTATCATCTGTCATCTCTTATATGTCTCATTGTACATCATTAACAACTAGTTGTTCAGTTCTGTTCCGTACAAACTGCGTAAAGTTTTAGGAGGGACGACCACATTTAACGTCATTAACAACTATCAGTTCTGTTCCGTACACACTGagtatagtttgagtaaatgtGGTCGACACTCCCATAAATTACTGAACTGTTTGTGTGCAGAACGAATGAGATGCAAACAAAAATTTCTTTCAAGTTGGactaattatacatttttgacctgcagttagtgatgtttctaataacatattatttgttttcttctttttttcagaaaGTACTAAAGACAAGAAAATGAGTCCTATCTTAAAGTATTTCCCGTTGGATCCGCCTGACACTGAACCTGTGATTGCAGAAGATCGGAAGGTGGATGTCGGTGAT is a window encoding:
- the LOC137075876 gene encoding uncharacterized protein, with product MASNSNCREVPLEVYVNGELFLIDSVWVPDEENMQVDLMVTDSIYELLGCLPGDITTQLQVDDECMSVSHAALEGEDLQLDITCYPTETTTEWMVRKINGFIRTLFWMDPAPEPKVNLVTVRWPAEVPENEKYSPKRVIKKMSACPKYFPIDPAEPLCDPVTEPELDPVEPKESCVPDANVPDSEPVSAEDRKVDVGDGMNASPEMSDPGESTKDKKMSPILKYFPLDPPDTEPVIAEDRKVDVGDGMNASPEINGPGESTKVKKIRAFFKKYFPLDPPDTEPVSAEDRKVDGSDGMNASTEMSGPGGECQQSI